A DNA window from Bacteroides cellulosilyticus contains the following coding sequences:
- a CDS encoding glycoside hydrolase family 130 protein: MRNKLYLIELLVTLLLVGCQNTSKKETTDVYVPSFPLVEFVRPANVNPIITPDSATCFYCPLTEDSVAWESNDTFNPAATTYGDKVVVFYRAEDRLGKGIGQRTSRLGYAESEDGIHFKRERYPVFYPADDCQKDLEWPGGCEDPRIAVTEDGLYVMLYTQWNQKLPRLAVATSKDLRTWTKYGPAFAKAYDGRFFNIFSKSASIVTSLKDGKMVITKVNGKYLMYWGEKAICAATSENLVDWTPVLDEKGELLKLHAPRKGYFDSGLTECGPPAVIGKDGIILLYNGKNKAGVEGDSNYAANAYCAGQILFDLKEPMKILQILDKPFLVPSDSFEKSGQYPAGTVFIEGLVYHQDKWFLYYGCADSRVAVAIYDPWNNNSE, from the coding sequence ATGAGAAACAAATTATACCTGATAGAGCTTTTAGTAACTTTATTGTTGGTTGGTTGCCAAAATACCAGTAAAAAAGAAACAACAGATGTTTATGTACCTTCTTTTCCGCTTGTGGAGTTTGTGCGGCCTGCCAATGTAAACCCTATTATAACTCCCGATTCTGCCACTTGTTTTTATTGCCCTTTGACAGAGGACTCTGTGGCATGGGAATCGAATGATACTTTTAATCCGGCGGCTACTACCTATGGTGATAAAGTGGTGGTCTTCTATCGTGCGGAAGATCGTTTGGGCAAAGGAATCGGGCAACGTACTTCCCGTTTGGGCTACGCTGAATCGGAAGATGGAATTCATTTTAAGAGAGAACGATACCCTGTATTTTATCCGGCTGATGACTGTCAGAAAGACTTGGAATGGCCAGGTGGCTGCGAAGATCCCCGCATTGCAGTTACTGAGGACGGTCTATACGTGATGCTGTATACACAATGGAATCAGAAGTTACCTCGTTTGGCTGTGGCTACCTCCAAAGATTTGCGTACATGGACGAAATATGGTCCGGCCTTTGCAAAAGCCTATGATGGACGTTTTTTCAACATATTTTCCAAGTCGGCTTCAATCGTTACCTCTTTAAAAGACGGTAAAATGGTAATTACCAAGGTAAATGGTAAATATCTGATGTATTGGGGAGAAAAGGCTATTTGTGCCGCTACATCTGAAAATTTAGTGGATTGGACTCCGGTATTGGATGAAAAGGGCGAATTGTTAAAACTTCATGCTCCTCGAAAAGGTTATTTTGATAGCGGTCTGACCGAATGTGGTCCTCCTGCGGTGATAGGAAAAGATGGAATCATTTTGTTGTATAATGGGAAGAATAAGGCTGGTGTAGAAGGTGATTCTAATTACGCGGCCAATGCTTATTGTGCTGGACAGATTTTATTTGATTTGAAAGAACCAATGAAGATTTTACAGATACTGGATAAGCCTTTTCTTGTTCCCAGTGATTCTTTTGAGAAAAGTGGTCAATATCCTGCTGGAACTGTATTTATAGAAGGATTAGTTTACCATCAAGATAAATGGTTTCTGTATTATGGATGTGCAGATTCTCGTGTAGCGGTTGCAATATATGATCCTTGGAATAATAATTCTGAATAA
- a CDS encoding GH92 family glycosyl hydrolase translates to MNKIFRIIISTLLLSYVLPVEAGNRVPYAELVNTMIGTKGAGWASGYTYPGATCPFGMVQFTRSYFCPHLGFGINQLSGAGCDHMGNFPMLPLAGELTVSPGNLKGLRLEVSQEKGIAGYYQACVNKSTQVELSVTERTGMARLVFSGNENKNTVIIAGGVAGTPIEVASVVITGKNTCEGYAEGGSFCGISTPYKVYFVAEFNKPCIESGIWKEDDIYKGQTFSEGKNSGVFFTFAGTDSLLLYKIGISYVSVANARENLKAENNEWDFDKIKMAAIDKWNFYLGKIEADSDNDDRLTQFYTHLYHALIHPNICSDVNGDYMGADNKIYRTRNKQYTSFSNWDTYRGQTQLLAMLAPDVCSDVVASHYDFAMQGGGGWPRWVMANIETGVMQGDPTTLVVANAYAFGARNYDPRTLLSVMKRGAEKPDTRSQNEYTRPGLKQYLEKGYYDASIHLEYTSADFAIAQFALHACNNEPTSWHYMKRADFWRNLYNPETGWLQSRNPDGSWKPLNKDFRESTYKNYFWMVPYNYKGLIDIIGGKQEAEKRLDEMFVRLDASYNDPWYAAGNEPSFGIPWVYNWVGKPWKTQGIIRRVLNEQYFSTDNGLPGNDDLGSMGAWYVFACLGIYPEIPAVGGFSIHSPIFKSVTLHLENADVVIEGGSEKNEYVQSLHWNGKEYDSTWIDWNTFSKGGVLKFKLGSRPNEVWGTKIAPPSFQ, encoded by the coding sequence ATGAATAAAATCTTTCGTATAATAATATCAACTTTGCTTTTATCTTATGTACTTCCGGTGGAAGCCGGGAATAGAGTACCGTATGCAGAGCTGGTAAATACAATGATAGGTACGAAAGGGGCAGGATGGGCCTCAGGATATACATATCCTGGGGCTACCTGTCCTTTTGGAATGGTGCAATTTACTCGTTCCTATTTTTGTCCTCATTTGGGTTTCGGCATTAACCAGTTGAGTGGAGCAGGCTGTGATCACATGGGAAATTTTCCTATGCTTCCGCTGGCAGGAGAGTTAACGGTTTCTCCCGGTAATTTAAAAGGATTACGTCTGGAAGTATCTCAAGAAAAGGGAATTGCCGGTTATTATCAAGCTTGTGTTAACAAGAGTACGCAGGTGGAACTGTCCGTGACGGAGCGTACCGGTATGGCACGTCTTGTCTTTTCAGGTAATGAAAATAAGAATACGGTTATAATAGCAGGTGGTGTTGCTGGAACTCCGATAGAAGTGGCATCTGTTGTCATCACTGGAAAGAATACATGTGAAGGTTATGCCGAAGGGGGTAGTTTTTGTGGAATTTCGACTCCTTACAAGGTGTATTTTGTTGCAGAGTTCAACAAACCATGCATAGAATCAGGTATTTGGAAAGAAGACGATATTTATAAGGGACAAACTTTTTCAGAAGGAAAAAATTCCGGTGTCTTTTTTACGTTTGCAGGAACAGATTCTCTTTTGCTGTATAAGATTGGCATTTCTTACGTATCGGTGGCAAACGCAAGGGAGAACCTGAAAGCGGAAAACAATGAATGGGATTTTGATAAAATTAAAATGGCAGCTATAGACAAATGGAATTTTTATTTGGGAAAAATAGAAGCGGATAGCGACAATGATGACAGGTTGACGCAGTTTTATACCCATTTATATCATGCGTTGATTCATCCTAATATTTGTAGTGATGTGAATGGTGATTATATGGGAGCCGACAATAAGATTTATAGAACCCGCAACAAGCAATATACATCATTCAGTAATTGGGATACATATCGTGGGCAGACCCAACTGTTAGCAATGTTGGCTCCGGATGTATGTTCGGATGTGGTCGCTTCTCATTATGATTTTGCCATGCAGGGTGGAGGAGGATGGCCTCGTTGGGTAATGGCGAATATTGAGACGGGGGTAATGCAGGGAGATCCTACAACTTTGGTCGTGGCAAATGCATATGCTTTTGGTGCTAGAAATTATGACCCCCGTACTCTTTTGTCTGTTATGAAACGTGGAGCTGAAAAACCAGATACCCGGTCACAGAATGAATATACCCGTCCAGGATTGAAACAATATTTAGAAAAAGGCTACTATGATGCGTCCATTCATCTGGAGTATACATCCGCTGATTTTGCAATAGCCCAGTTTGCTCTTCATGCCTGTAACAATGAACCGACTTCTTGGCATTATATGAAGCGGGCAGATTTCTGGAGAAATTTGTATAATCCCGAAACCGGTTGGTTGCAATCTCGGAATCCCGATGGTTCATGGAAACCTCTGAACAAAGATTTTCGTGAATCCACATATAAAAATTATTTCTGGATGGTTCCCTATAATTATAAGGGTTTGATTGATATTATCGGAGGAAAGCAGGAGGCTGAAAAACGCTTGGATGAAATGTTTGTGCGCTTGGATGCCAGCTATAATGACCCTTGGTATGCCGCCGGAAATGAACCGAGTTTTGGGATTCCTTGGGTGTACAATTGGGTTGGTAAGCCTTGGAAAACGCAAGGCATCATTCGCCGTGTACTTAATGAGCAATATTTTTCTACAGACAATGGCTTACCCGGAAATGATGATTTAGGGTCTATGGGAGCTTGGTACGTATTTGCTTGTCTGGGTATTTATCCTGAGATTCCGGCAGTAGGAGGTTTCTCCATCCATAGTCCTATTTTTAAATCTGTGACCTTGCATCTTGAAAATGCGGATGTGGTAATAGAGGGTGGTTCTGAAAAGAACGAGTACGTACAGTCATTACACTGGAATGGTAAAGAGTATGATAGTACATGGATTGATTGGAATACTTTTTCCAAAGGAGGGGTCTTAAAGTTTAAGTTGGGAAGTAGACCTAATGAAGTTTGGGGCACAAAGATTGCTCCACCTTCTTTTCAATAG
- a CDS encoding FecR family protein translates to MKDNDFNRYFTGNMTDTEKRAFLVEVTANPALRQKYIRIKNMMGLVAYTSDLDNKKGKGASDMSGVRMKTYKMKRYFHDALGYAAVALIAVGITLFLTLQVVSTNEETQLTKIEVPVGQKAHVLLSDGTSVWLNSKSKFSFPAVFNGDKRQVYLDGEAYLEVAKDEDKPFVLHTSRGDVRVLGTKFNVFNYSDKPLFETTLLQGAVEVDCGAKGGKLHLSPNEQVVLNDGKMLKRTVKEDEFLLWNEGLLYFDNQLLSYIILRLESYYDVKFVVQNRNCLKGRFTAKFRVGDDIKVILDALINTGRFSYKLSVDNKIVYIQ, encoded by the coding sequence ATGAAAGATAATGATTTTAATAGGTATTTTACCGGAAACATGACTGATACGGAAAAGCGGGCTTTTCTTGTGGAGGTTACAGCCAACCCTGCGTTGCGACAAAAATATATTCGCATAAAAAATATGATGGGACTGGTGGCTTATACTTCGGATTTGGATAATAAGAAAGGTAAAGGTGCATCTGATATGTCGGGCGTAAGGATGAAAACGTACAAGATGAAACGTTACTTCCATGATGCGTTAGGATATGCAGCTGTCGCTTTGATTGCAGTAGGGATAACTTTATTTTTGACTTTGCAGGTTGTATCGACTAATGAAGAAACGCAGTTGACGAAAATTGAAGTTCCGGTTGGACAGAAGGCTCATGTGTTGTTGAGTGATGGTACTTCTGTGTGGCTGAATTCAAAAAGTAAGTTCAGTTTCCCTGCCGTATTTAATGGTGATAAACGGCAGGTTTATTTGGATGGGGAAGCTTATTTGGAGGTTGCTAAGGATGAAGACAAGCCTTTTGTTTTGCATACCAGCAGAGGGGATGTGCGCGTGTTGGGTACAAAGTTTAACGTGTTTAATTATTCGGATAAGCCACTTTTTGAAACTACTCTTTTGCAAGGTGCGGTGGAGGTAGATTGTGGAGCAAAAGGAGGCAAATTGCATCTGTCTCCCAATGAGCAAGTAGTGTTGAACGATGGAAAGATGTTGAAGCGAACCGTAAAGGAAGATGAATTCCTGTTATGGAATGAAGGACTTTTGTATTTCGACAACCAGCTCTTAAGTTATATTATACTACGGCTGGAAAGTTATTACGATGTGAAATTTGTGGTGCAGAACCGTAATTGCTTGAAAGGACGTTTTACGGCTAAGTTCCGGGTGGGAGATGACATAAAAGTAATACTGGATGCTTTGATTAACACGGGGCGTTTCTCATACAAGTTGAGTGTAGATAATAAGATAGTCTACATACAATGA
- a CDS encoding RagB/SusD family nutrient uptake outer membrane protein, whose product MKSIKYTLFSFLLASSLVSCDDFFDIKPATFIPAENVWNDPDVVNSVIAEMYSSMQLELFFYANGFFDFSHTDLSYCSDEAAVSWANGVFANTPNVVVYGDDWFYMYGDTYKGIRQCNTFIRQSETAAIDPSEKNSVVAEARFIRAFHYFNLVKRLGGVPLITEVQEYDGDLTALQVPRNKEDEVWDFIRTEMDDIVDDLPEIRSESEKYRITRYAAYALKSRACLYAASIAKYGKQDDEHCVGVPSTKAAMYWEAAADAAEEVINSGHYELYGYNVAAGQRTENFHQIFFDESASNREMIWAKGYSLPDVKHNYTRYFVPFSFTRNGYGCSGTPTLEFVEAFEYIDGSDGELRVQNEDGSYIKYGDMIDLFKNKDPRLAATVCLPGDKFQTSFIEVRRGIAKGMQIPDKSNWVNDQSKTEALADGQELTVLGKDGPTVAKNPTKTGFYARKFIDEDVADYNMCSNPWPVFRLAEMYLNLAEARMELGNLAAAKAAVNMVRHRAGIKELDVVEVTLDRIRNERRVELAYESHRYWDLRRWRIAATPRADNGGKGVLDNSPITSLFPWAVYEDGTKISEIDGRVVPKSYIFSRESGYDRVNRPGKQFLERHYYIKLSDADLKTNPKLVQNPHF is encoded by the coding sequence ATGAAATCAATTAAATATACTTTATTTTCATTCTTGTTGGCTTCGTCCCTAGTGTCTTGCGATGACTTTTTCGACATTAAGCCTGCAACTTTTATTCCGGCGGAAAATGTGTGGAATGATCCGGACGTTGTTAATTCCGTCATTGCGGAAATGTATTCCAGTATGCAACTCGAATTATTCTTTTATGCCAATGGTTTCTTCGATTTTTCACATACGGATTTGTCGTATTGTTCGGATGAAGCTGCCGTATCTTGGGCTAATGGTGTTTTTGCCAATACTCCCAATGTGGTGGTATATGGTGACGACTGGTTTTATATGTATGGAGATACTTACAAAGGGATTCGCCAATGCAATACGTTCATCAGACAGTCAGAAACTGCTGCAATTGACCCGTCCGAAAAAAACTCGGTAGTGGCGGAGGCGCGTTTTATTCGTGCTTTTCATTATTTCAATTTGGTAAAGCGTCTGGGAGGGGTACCTCTGATTACCGAAGTGCAGGAATATGATGGTGATCTGACTGCTTTGCAAGTACCACGTAACAAGGAAGATGAGGTTTGGGATTTCATTCGTACCGAGATGGATGATATTGTGGATGATCTGCCTGAAATTCGGAGTGAAAGTGAAAAATATCGTATCACCCGCTATGCGGCTTATGCTTTAAAATCCAGAGCTTGCCTATATGCTGCCTCCATTGCAAAATATGGAAAACAGGATGATGAACATTGTGTGGGAGTGCCTTCCACAAAAGCCGCCATGTACTGGGAAGCCGCTGCCGATGCAGCCGAAGAGGTGATAAATAGTGGTCACTATGAACTGTATGGATATAATGTCGCCGCTGGGCAACGTACGGAAAATTTCCATCAAATATTTTTCGATGAATCGGCTTCAAATAGAGAAATGATTTGGGCAAAAGGGTATTCTTTACCGGATGTGAAGCATAATTATACGCGTTATTTTGTTCCATTCAGCTTTACTCGTAATGGTTATGGTTGTTCCGGTACTCCCACATTGGAATTTGTCGAAGCATTTGAGTATATTGACGGAAGTGATGGTGAGTTAAGGGTACAGAATGAGGATGGCAGCTATATTAAGTATGGCGATATGATTGACTTGTTTAAGAATAAAGATCCCCGTTTGGCAGCCACGGTATGTTTACCCGGTGATAAATTTCAGACTAGTTTTATTGAAGTACGACGTGGAATTGCTAAAGGCATGCAAATCCCGGACAAGAGCAATTGGGTAAATGACCAATCGAAAACTGAAGCTTTGGCGGATGGGCAGGAACTTACAGTATTAGGTAAAGATGGTCCTACAGTGGCAAAAAATCCAACAAAGACCGGCTTCTATGCGCGTAAGTTTATAGATGAAGATGTGGCTGACTATAATATGTGTTCCAATCCTTGGCCGGTATTCCGTCTAGCTGAGATGTATCTTAATTTGGCTGAAGCCAGAATGGAGTTGGGCAATCTGGCTGCTGCAAAGGCAGCTGTAAACATGGTTCGCCATCGTGCAGGCATAAAAGAACTGGATGTTGTGGAAGTGACTTTGGATCGTATACGTAACGAACGCCGTGTAGAATTGGCTTACGAAAGTCATCGTTACTGGGATTTGCGACGTTGGAGAATTGCTGCCACTCCGCGGGCTGATAACGGAGGTAAGGGAGTATTGGATAATAGTCCTATTACTTCACTATTTCCGTGGGCTGTTTATGAAGATGGTACAAAGATCAGTGAGATTGATGGACGGGTTGTGCCTAAGTCTTATATATTTTCAAGAGAAAGCGGTTATGACCGTGTAAACCGTCCGGGCAAACAATTTTTGGAAAGACATTATTATATTAAGCTGAGTGATGCGGATTTGAAAACGAATCCTAAATTGGTACAAAATCCTCATTTCTAA
- a CDS encoding DUF3823 domain-containing protein: MKLKYTMQVLLACCTLSFVACDLDNYGAPDGGIKGSVIDSATGELVPQPVNATTGMRVRLTQQDWEVEAESQLFYAQEDGQFINGQLFDGEYTMALEQTNFFPIEKQTVTINGQTNIRVEVIPYANVSIGNLSIENLTITADAIIGRTWDWQADSRNCKITAIKLYWNVSSHIDKAAGHNLGTGSLNCAAISDADVLSGTQQINTEINSADIDKYAHFIKANGNKIYVRAAVVTKCAGTEYYNYSNIQELDIEL, translated from the coding sequence ATGAAATTGAAATATACGATGCAGGTATTACTGGCATGCTGCACTTTGTCGTTTGTAGCCTGCGATTTAGATAATTATGGTGCTCCTGATGGAGGCATTAAAGGTTCGGTGATAGATTCGGCCACGGGAGAATTAGTCCCACAGCCAGTAAATGCTACGACCGGTATGCGCGTTCGCTTGACGCAACAAGATTGGGAAGTGGAAGCTGAATCCCAATTGTTTTATGCACAAGAAGACGGACAATTCATCAACGGTCAGTTGTTCGACGGAGAGTATACGATGGCATTGGAGCAGACAAACTTTTTTCCTATAGAGAAACAGACCGTCACTATCAATGGGCAGACGAATATAAGGGTAGAGGTGATTCCTTATGCAAATGTGTCGATAGGAAACCTTTCTATCGAAAACTTGACGATTACTGCCGATGCTATAATCGGTCGTACTTGGGATTGGCAGGCAGACAGTAGAAACTGTAAGATAACTGCCATCAAGTTGTACTGGAATGTTTCCAGTCATATAGACAAGGCAGCCGGACATAATTTGGGAACCGGTAGTTTGAATTGTGCAGCAATAAGTGATGCAGACGTATTGTCCGGTACGCAGCAAATAAATACGGAAATAAACAGTGCTGACATTGATAAATACGCCCATTTTATCAAGGCCAATGGCAATAAAATTTATGTACGTGCAGCTGTAGTAACCAAATGTGCAGGTACGGAGTATTATAATTATAGTAACATACAGGAGTTGGACATTGAACTTTAA
- a CDS encoding TonB-dependent receptor, protein MENTSLEMLSRRLPERNWRKACVLLNLCLLLGSTPNLAMAANVPTPTVKVSVQTVNATLKSVLNDLEKQSGYYFVHSDDVNVNQPVSLDVRGIKLKQALEMICKDRGLVYEFSGKYITLKKAPREVKAVAQSEKKKVVKGRIIDKDGEPIIGATIQVKGGTTGAIADVEGNFSLEVEEDATLVVSYIGMKTEEITARGKQTLSIVLQEDAVLMNEVVVVGYGTQKKVNLTGAIATVGTEQLVQAHRPNLSSALAGNLPGIRSVQKSGRPGEDGATDLDIRGFGSALVIVDGVESDYKSIDPNDIESINVLKDASAAVYGFKGANGVILVTTKKGKEGKAKVNYSFNMALQSATRMVEVMDAVEYMTYMNESNANRGLSEAFSPDVIQEVANGTSKQYFNTDWNDLVMRKNAPMQTHNINVSGGSGKFRYFTSFGYLHQDGIVRTNDTYERLNVRSNLSMDIIENLTADLNLSARRENRHSPVAIGTGGAFDDKFSSGVFTNMRTALPYYEPYANGNRKYYNSVQDGVINPLVALDEDVVGAKISHAEQFAGQFQLKYDFSKWVKGLSARAVVNYERNSTLAKENPKAFSTYSYDAVNDTYVEKEQSSTNKINRYHDTNSWLTQQYTLNYNNNFGKHDISALAVWETKKYDREYFKAEGELDNTLIPELDASNSNNRMISGSSEEKAWAGLVARINYAYDAKYLIELSGRYDGSYKFAKDKRWNFFPAVSVGWRLSEENFIKNSTDIFDNIKLRASFGIIGDEVDANPGNYLEGYTYPSGNRYVFGPGNVISGAKDKGLINPNFTWYESRLTNVGIDVSMWKGKLGLEFDVFYRKRTGLKATLGSTLPTSFGANLPEQNLNSDSHRGFELVLSHKNTINDFHYELRGNLTYTRKKNLYREQAPFKNAYDNWRHNGAERWENIGWGYKAVGQFGSWEEVLSSPVQDNNGNLSLMPGDIKFEDYNRDGIINELDEQPITRNGTPEMFFGLNMLASYKGFDFSMLWQGASNYTFTILHKEPYQQSGRGNGYRMYEDRWHRTDMNDMNSQWIPGRFPAIRAESNPASNGKASTFWSPNIYYLRLKNIELGYTLPKSWVNRCGVQNLRFYVGGYNLLTFAPSSVDGMDPEGNALYGMYYPQTRTVNFGFNLEF, encoded by the coding sequence ATGGAAAACACTTCACTTGAGATGCTTTCGCGAAGGCTTCCTGAAAGGAACTGGCGGAAAGCATGCGTGCTGCTGAACCTTTGTCTATTGTTGGGAAGTACGCCCAATTTGGCAATGGCTGCTAATGTGCCGACTCCGACCGTAAAGGTCAGTGTCCAAACGGTAAACGCTACATTGAAGAGCGTGTTAAATGATTTGGAGAAGCAGTCGGGGTATTATTTCGTCCATTCGGATGATGTCAATGTCAACCAACCCGTCAGTTTGGATGTGCGTGGCATCAAACTGAAACAAGCTCTTGAGATGATTTGCAAAGACCGAGGATTGGTTTATGAATTCTCCGGCAAGTATATCACTTTGAAAAAGGCTCCCCGTGAAGTAAAGGCTGTGGCTCAGAGTGAAAAGAAGAAAGTTGTCAAAGGGCGCATTATTGATAAGGATGGAGAACCGATAATTGGTGCTACTATTCAGGTGAAAGGTGGTACGACTGGTGCCATTGCCGATGTTGAGGGCAACTTTTCTCTTGAAGTGGAAGAAGATGCGACTTTAGTTGTGTCCTATATAGGTATGAAGACCGAGGAGATTACTGCTCGTGGAAAACAGACGTTGAGCATAGTTTTGCAGGAAGATGCTGTCTTGATGAATGAAGTGGTGGTTGTGGGTTATGGAACACAGAAGAAAGTGAATTTGACGGGTGCTATTGCCACGGTGGGAACCGAACAATTGGTTCAGGCACATCGTCCGAATCTCTCCAGTGCATTGGCCGGTAATCTGCCAGGTATCCGTTCGGTGCAAAAAAGTGGTCGTCCGGGTGAGGACGGGGCTACAGATTTGGATATACGTGGCTTTGGTAGCGCTTTGGTGATTGTGGATGGTGTGGAATCCGACTATAAATCCATTGACCCCAATGATATCGAATCGATTAATGTGTTGAAGGATGCATCAGCTGCTGTATATGGCTTTAAGGGTGCAAATGGAGTTATTTTGGTTACAACCAAGAAAGGCAAAGAAGGGAAAGCTAAAGTGAACTATAGTTTTAATATGGCTTTACAGAGCGCAACACGCATGGTGGAAGTGATGGATGCTGTAGAATATATGACTTACATGAATGAATCGAATGCCAACCGTGGTTTGTCTGAGGCTTTTTCTCCTGATGTTATTCAAGAGGTTGCCAATGGCACAAGTAAGCAGTATTTCAATACGGACTGGAATGATTTGGTTATGCGTAAGAATGCGCCGATGCAAACACATAATATTAATGTATCGGGCGGATCGGGCAAGTTCAGATATTTCACTTCATTTGGCTATCTGCATCAGGACGGTATTGTACGCACAAACGATACGTATGAACGTTTGAATGTGCGTTCTAATCTGAGTATGGATATCATTGAGAACCTGACGGCAGACTTGAATTTGAGTGCACGCCGTGAAAATCGCCATTCGCCCGTAGCAATAGGAACCGGGGGGGCGTTTGATGATAAATTCTCATCGGGGGTATTTACTAATATGCGTACAGCTTTGCCTTACTACGAACCCTATGCCAATGGGAACAGGAAGTATTATAATTCGGTGCAGGATGGTGTGATTAATCCGTTAGTGGCATTGGATGAGGATGTAGTAGGTGCGAAAATATCCCATGCGGAACAATTTGCCGGTCAATTTCAATTGAAATACGACTTCTCTAAATGGGTGAAAGGACTTTCTGCCCGTGCTGTAGTTAATTATGAACGTAATTCTACGTTGGCAAAAGAAAACCCCAAAGCATTTAGTACTTACTCGTACGACGCGGTAAACGACACTTATGTGGAAAAAGAGCAAAGTTCTACGAATAAGATAAACCGTTATCATGATACCAACAGCTGGCTGACGCAACAATACACGCTGAATTACAATAACAATTTCGGAAAGCATGACATTTCAGCTTTGGCGGTATGGGAAACCAAGAAGTATGATCGTGAATATTTTAAGGCCGAAGGTGAACTGGACAACACTTTGATTCCTGAACTGGATGCTTCGAACTCGAATAACCGTATGATAAGCGGCTCGTCTGAAGAGAAGGCATGGGCGGGTTTGGTGGCTCGTATTAATTATGCTTACGATGCCAAGTATTTGATAGAATTAAGCGGGCGTTATGACGGTTCCTACAAATTTGCTAAAGACAAGCGTTGGAATTTCTTTCCTGCAGTGTCTGTAGGTTGGAGATTGTCTGAGGAGAACTTCATCAAAAATAGTACTGATATTTTTGACAATATCAAATTGAGAGCTTCATTCGGAATAATTGGTGATGAGGTGGATGCTAATCCGGGTAATTATTTGGAAGGATATACTTATCCGAGTGGTAACCGTTATGTATTCGGGCCAGGTAATGTGATTTCCGGTGCAAAAGACAAGGGTTTGATTAATCCTAATTTCACTTGGTATGAATCTCGCTTGACTAATGTGGGGATAGACGTTTCGATGTGGAAAGGAAAACTGGGATTGGAATTTGACGTATTCTACCGTAAACGTACCGGTTTGAAGGCTACGTTGGGATCTACATTGCCTACTTCGTTCGGAGCCAACTTACCGGAACAAAACTTGAATAGTGATTCTCACAGAGGTTTTGAATTGGTCCTGTCGCACAAAAATACGATTAATGATTTTCATTATGAGCTAAGGGGTAATCTTACATATACTCGTAAAAAGAACTTGTATAGGGAACAAGCACCTTTTAAAAATGCTTATGACAACTGGAGACATAACGGTGCAGAACGCTGGGAAAATATCGGTTGGGGCTATAAGGCTGTCGGGCAGTTCGGAAGCTGGGAGGAAGTTTTATCCTCACCGGTACAAGACAACAATGGGAACTTGTCATTGATGCCCGGTGACATTAAGTTCGAAGACTATAATCGGGATGGTATTATCAACGAGCTTGACGAACAACCTATCACGAGAAACGGTACACCCGAGATGTTCTTTGGTCTGAATATGTTAGCTTCGTACAAAGGATTTGACTTTTCCATGCTATGGCAGGGAGCCAGCAATTATACATTTACAATTTTACACAAAGAGCCTTATCAACAGAGTGGCAGAGGTAATGGTTACCGCATGTATGAGGATAGATGGCATCGTACCGATATGAATGACATGAACAGCCAATGGATACCCGGGCGTTTTCCCGCCATTCGTGCGGAAAGTAATCCTGCATCAAATGGTAAAGCTTCGACTTTCTGGTCCCCCAATATTTATTACCTGCGTCTGAAGAATATAGAACTGGGTTATACATTGCCTAAGTCTTGGGTAAATAGGTGTGGTGTGCAAAATTTGCGTTTTTATGTGGGTGGTTACAATTTGCTGACTTTTGCTCCCTCATCGGTGGATGGTATGGATCCGGAAGGCAATGCACTTTATGGCATGTATTATCCTCAAACAAGGACTGTGAATTTTGGTTTTAATTTGGAATTTTAA